The Fodinicurvata sp. EGI_FJ10296 DNA segment CGGCGAGGCGATCGTATCGAGAGGCAATGCGGCGGAAATCCTTCAACCGCCCTAACATGCGCTCCACAGCGTTGCGGCTGCGGTACAGGTAGGGCGAGAAGCAGCTTTTCCAACGGCGATTGACCCTGGACGGGATGTTGGGCGCCGCGCCTCTGGCTTCGATTTTCCGTCGCACGGCGTTGGTGTCGTAACCCTTGTCCCCGTGCACCAGGTCGACGGTCGTCATCTCGTCCAGCAGCCTGTCGGCGGCCCTGCAATCAGCCACTTGCCCACCGGTCAGCAGAAAGGCGATGGGGCGGCAGGCCGTGTCGGTCAGGACGTGGATCCTGGTGGTCCGCCCGCCGCGCGACCGGCCGATTGCCTGACTCCGCCCCCCTTTTCCGCCGGAGGCGCAGCGGTGCGCCCTCACGGCTGAACTGTCGATCAGTAACTCGGCCGGTGGGCCATCGGCTGTCGCCAGCGCATGGAACATGTTGGCCCAGACGCCTTCGGCGGCCCACCGCTGAAACCGGTTGTAGAGGGTCTTGCGCGGGCCGTAGAGCACGGGTGCATCCTTCCATCGACAGCCGGAGATCAGCACATGGATAATCCCGCCGATCACCCGCCGGTCATCGACTCGCGGCTTGCCTCGGGTATCCCGTGGCAACAGCGGTTCAAGCCGCGAAAACTGCTCGTCGCTCAGCCAGAAATAGCCTTGATCCATCAATGATCTCCCTTCGGAGTCATTGAATCAAAACATCGCCGCCGGGGGAATCCCCTTTATGGGTCCTGGCCCTACTCCGGGGCTCACAATTCCCACGATCTCGTTGCCCGTGTGGACCCCTGTGTGTCGCGCTTTTGCTATCATGATGGGAGCGGGCGGGAGATCGTTGGACCCCTGGTCATCAAGACCGTTATCCGGCACTGATCCCCGCCGGATGTCGCTGCGCTCCTCCGGGGATGGGATTGGGGGCGGATGCTGCATCAATAAACACAGTTGCCCGATCGATGCCGGGGGCGATCCGTAGATGGGACTCGCCGTCCAACCGCCTGTCACCGAAAAAACCGCGGATCTGAATACGTGGGTCAGCGTCCGGCCACGGTCATACCGTCGACGCGAAGGGTCGGTGCGTCGACACCGGTGCGCAATTCCAGGTCGTCGGCCGGCGTGATCGCCTTGAACATGTCCTTCAGGTTGCCAGCGATCGTGACCTCGTTGACCGGATACGCGATCTGCCCATTCTCGATCCAGAACCCCGAAGCGCCACGGCTGTAGTCGCCCGTCGTCATGGAAATGCTCGAACCCAGCATCTGGGTGACCAGCAGCCCCTGCTCGACGCCGCCGATCAGATCGCTGCGGGTCGTCTTTCCTGCGGCCATATGAAAATTCGCCGGTGACGGGCTCGGTGGGGAGCCCGCGCCGCGCCCGGCATGGCCGGTGGGGGCGAGCGAAAGCTGGCGGGCGGACCGCAGGCTGAGCAGCCACGATGTCAGGACGCCGTCGTCGACGATCGACATCTTGCGCGGCGCCAGCCCCTCGCCGTCAAACGGCCTCGACCGATGGCCGCGGGGA contains these protein-coding regions:
- a CDS encoding IS5 family transposase → MDQGYFWLSDEQFSRLEPLLPRDTRGKPRVDDRRVIGGIIHVLISGCRWKDAPVLYGPRKTLYNRFQRWAAEGVWANMFHALATADGPPAELLIDSSAVRAHRCASGGKGGRSQAIGRSRGGRTTRIHVLTDTACRPIAFLLTGGQVADCRAADRLLDEMTTVDLVHGDKGYDTNAVRRKIEARGAAPNIPSRVNRRWKSCFSPYLYRSRNAVERMLGRLKDFRRIASRYDRLAVNFLVAVQIAAIASYWL